In one window of Musa acuminata AAA Group cultivar baxijiao chromosome BXJ3-2, Cavendish_Baxijiao_AAA, whole genome shotgun sequence DNA:
- the LOC135631693 gene encoding protein DETOXIFICATION 40-like has protein sequence MDSAATLSSPLLSPAGDDDVDQPLPPSTPPAMADEGEAHGASGQLEIVLNDASIPWARRMWLASLIEMKLLVFLAAPAVMVYMINYVMSMSTQIFSGHLGNLELAAASLGNTGIQIFAYGLMLGMGSAVETLCGQAYGAHKYEMLGIYMQRSTVLLMATGVPLAVIYAFSRPILVLLGESPEIAKAASIFVYGLIPQIFAYAANFPIQKFLQAQSIVAPSAYISAATLAVHLLLSWVAVYKIGLGLLGASLVLSLSWWIIVAAQFMYIVTSRRCRFTWMGFTWQAFSGLPEFFRLSTASAVMLCLETWYFQVLVLIAGLLENPELSLDSLSVCMTISGWIFMISVGFNAAASVRVSNELGAGNPKSAAFSVIVVTMMSFIISVIAAVIVLCLRDYISYAFTEGETVARAVSDLCPLLAITLILNGIQPVLSGVAVGCGWQAFVAYVNVGCYYIVGVPFGSLLGFKFGLGAKGIWGGMIGGTIMQTLILMWVTFRTDWNKEVEEAKKRLNKWDGKKEEPLLS, from the exons ATGGATTCTGCTGCCACGCTCTCCTCCCCTCTGTTGTCCCCCGCCGGCGACGACGACGTTGACCAGCCCCTGCCGCCGTCGACGCCTCCGGCCATGGCCGACGAGGGCGAGGCCCACGGAGCCAGCGGGCAGCTGGAGATCGTGCTGAACGACGCGTCCATCCCATGGGCTCGCCGCATGTGGCTGGCCTCCCTCATCGAGATGAAGCTGCTGGTCTTCCTCGCCGCCCCCGCCGTGATGGTGTACATGATCAACTACGTCATGTCCATGTCCACCCAGATCTTCTCCGGCCACCTCGGCAACCTCGAGCTCGCCGCCGCCTCCCTCGGCAACACCGGCATCCAAATCTTCGCCTACGGCCTCATG CTAGGAATGGGGAGTGCGGTGGAGACGCTCTGCGGGCAGGCGTACGGAGCCCACAAGTACGAGATGCTGGGAATATATATGCAGCGGTCGACGGTGCTGCTGATGGCCACCGGCGTGCCGCTGGCGGTGATCTACGCCTTCTCGCGGCCGATCCTGGTGCTGCTGGGGGAGTCGCCGGAGATCGCCAAGGCGGCGTCGATCTTCGTCTACGGGCTGATCCCGCAGATCTTCGCCTACGCCGCCAACTTCCCCATCCAGAAGTTCCTGCAGGCGCAGAGCATCGTGGCGCCGAGCGCTTACATCTCTGCGGCCACGCTGGCGGTGCACCTGCTGCTGAGCTGGGTGGCGGTGTACAAGATTGGGCTGGGCCTGTTAGGGGCGTCGCTGGTGCTCAGCCTATCGTGGTGGATCATAGTGGCGGCCCAGTTCATGTACATCGTCACCAGCCGGCGGTGCCGGTTCACGTGGATGGGGTTCACCTGGCAGGCCTTCTCAGGGCTGCCCGAGTTCTTCCGGCTCTCCACGGCCTCCGCCGTGATGCTGTGCTTGGAGACCTGGTACTTCCAGGTCCTGGTCCTCATCGCCGGTCTGCTGGAGAACCCTGAGCTGTCCCTTGATTCCCTTTCTGTGTG CATGACAATTTCCGGTTGGATATTTATGATCTCGGTTGGTTTTAATGCTGCTGCGAG TGTACGTGTAAGCAATGAGCTTGGTGCTGGCAATCCAAAGTCGGCTGCATTTTCGGTGATCGTCGTGACCATGATGTCTTTCATAATATCCGTTATAGCAGCAGTAATCGTCCTTTGCCTTCGGGACTACATCAGCTATGCCTTCACTGAGGGTGAGACTGTTGCTCGTGCTGTCTCTGATCTCTGTCCCTTGCTTGCCATCACCCTTATCCTCAACGGTATCCAGCCTGTGCTATCTG GTGTTGCTGTTGGCTGTGGATGGCAAGCTTTTGTGGCATATGTCAATGTTGGCTGTTATTACATAGTTGGTGTCCCATTCGGTTCTCTCCTTGGCTTCAAATTTGGCCTCGGAGCGAAG GGAATATGGGGAGGTATGATTGGTGGAACTATAATGCAGACCCTTATTCTGATGTGGGTCACTTTCCGAACCGACTGGAACAAAGAG